A stretch of Paludisphaera borealis DNA encodes these proteins:
- a CDS encoding glycerophosphodiester phosphodiesterase, with protein sequence MSSLACLLLLAATGQAPSAGGFPFFEPVQPPRSLQVMARRGAMGLAPENTAPALEASIADTVEWVEVDVRLTSDGHHVLFHDDVLDHKTDATGRVRESTLAEVRAADAGSPFARRFAGQRVLTLTEALNLARGRVNLYLDCKDVDPDRLAREVLAAKMERQVVVYGEPAALQAVRAEAGEAVALMAKWQPRFGIDAWVGEVRPHAVEIDAENVTSDVCREFHRRGIKVQAKAVGGDDRPEVWDRVAAAGVDWLQTDRAEEVLARQALKAIRPGGAKVAHHRGASHYVPENTLEALRKSVALGADFVEFDIRTTRDGAFVLIHDSSLDRTTTGRGPVRDRTSGEVATLDAGSWFGRPFSGLKVPTLDAFLDAVAPLGVGLYVDAKDIPPEALAEALERHGLTDRAVVYQGAAYLERLKTIAPTLRRMPPLRDPSELDALADRVRPYAVDANWAILSKPLIDRCHALGIKVFSDALGSHETVEHYQRAVRDGLDVIQTNHPVLVLRALALIERSAPARP encoded by the coding sequence ATGAGCTCTCTCGCTTGCCTACTTCTTCTCGCCGCGACCGGACAGGCACCCTCGGCCGGGGGATTCCCGTTTTTCGAGCCGGTGCAGCCGCCTCGTTCTCTCCAGGTCATGGCGCGCCGGGGCGCGATGGGGCTGGCGCCCGAGAACACGGCGCCCGCCCTGGAGGCGTCGATCGCGGACACGGTTGAATGGGTCGAGGTCGACGTCCGACTGACCAGCGACGGTCATCACGTCCTCTTCCACGACGACGTACTTGATCATAAGACCGACGCGACCGGGCGGGTCCGCGAGAGCACGTTGGCGGAAGTCCGCGCGGCCGACGCCGGCTCTCCGTTCGCCCGCCGATTCGCCGGCCAGCGCGTCCTGACGCTGACCGAAGCGCTAAACCTCGCTCGCGGCCGGGTCAACCTCTATCTCGACTGCAAGGACGTGGACCCCGACCGTCTCGCCCGCGAGGTGCTCGCGGCGAAGATGGAACGCCAGGTGGTCGTGTACGGCGAACCCGCGGCGCTCCAGGCCGTCCGCGCCGAGGCCGGCGAGGCGGTGGCTCTGATGGCGAAGTGGCAGCCTCGGTTCGGGATCGACGCCTGGGTCGGGGAAGTCCGCCCGCACGCGGTCGAGATCGACGCCGAGAACGTGACCTCCGACGTCTGCCGCGAGTTCCACCGCAGGGGGATCAAGGTTCAGGCCAAGGCGGTCGGCGGGGACGACCGACCCGAGGTCTGGGACCGCGTGGCCGCCGCCGGGGTCGACTGGCTCCAGACCGACCGCGCCGAGGAGGTCCTGGCGCGCCAGGCGTTGAAGGCGATCCGGCCCGGTGGGGCCAAGGTGGCGCACCACCGCGGGGCCTCGCACTACGTCCCCGAGAATACCCTGGAGGCGCTGAGGAAGTCCGTCGCGCTGGGCGCCGATTTCGTCGAGTTCGACATCCGGACCACCCGCGACGGGGCCTTCGTGCTGATCCACGACAGCTCGCTCGATCGGACCACCACGGGCCGGGGCCCGGTCCGCGATCGAACGTCCGGCGAGGTCGCCACGCTCGACGCCGGCTCGTGGTTCGGCCGCCCGTTCTCCGGGCTGAAGGTCCCGACCCTCGACGCCTTCCTCGACGCCGTCGCCCCTCTGGGCGTTGGGCTTTACGTCGATGCCAAGGACATCCCCCCCGAGGCCCTCGCCGAGGCGCTCGAGCGGCACGGGCTGACCGACCGCGCGGTGGTCTACCAGGGGGCCGCGTACCTGGAGCGGCTCAAGACGATCGCGCCGACCCTACGCCGGATGCCCCCTCTCCGCGATCCGTCCGAACTCGACGCGCTGGCCGACCGGGTCCGGCCCTACGCGGTCGACGCGAACTGGGCGATCCTCTCCAAGCCCCTGATCGACCGCTGCCACGCCCTGGGGATCAAGGTCTTCAGCGACGCCCTGGGCTCGCACGAGACGGTCGAGCACTACCAGCGCGCGGTCCGGGATGGACTCGACGTGATCCAGACGAACCACCCCGTGCTGGTGCTCCGGGCCCTCGCGTTGATCGAGCGCTCGGCCCCGGCCCGCCCTTGA